The following nucleotide sequence is from Corallococcus silvisoli.
CCCCCTCTCAACGAGGTCATCACCGCGGGTGAGCAGCTTCAGGTGACTCCCGCGCTCGTCTCCTTCTTCGAGCGGCTTCCCGACTGCGTCCTCGAGAACCAGTACGGCCCCTCCGAGACGCACGCCGCCAGCGCATGGCGCGCCTCCGGGACTCCCTCTTCCTGGCCCCCGCTGCCTCCCGTCGGAACGCCGCTGCCTTCGACCCAGGTGTACGTGTTGGATCCGCGTCGGGAGCCATGTCCCATCGGAGTCCCAGGGGAGCTATTCATCGGCGGTGAAGGACTCGCGCACGGCTACCACGCTCGCCCGGACCTGACCGCCGAACGCTTCGTCCCCTCCCCCTTCAGCTCCACGCCGGGGGCTCGCCTCTACCGCACGGGCGACAAGGCGCGCTGGCTCGCGGATGGGCAACTGGAGTTCCTGGGACGCCTCGACGGCCAGGTGAAGCTGCGCGGCTTCCGCGTCGAGCTGGGCGAAGTGGAGGCCGCCCTCCGCGCCCTCCCTGGCGTCCGCGACGTCGTCGCCCTTGTCCGCGAGGACACCCCGGGCTCCAGGCGGCTCGTCGCCTACGTCGTCCACCCCGAAGCCTCCTTCTCACCCGAGGCCCTTCGCCACGCCCTCGCCCGTCGTCTGCCCGAGTACATGCTGCCCTCCGCGCTCGTGCGCATGGACCTCCTCCCCCTCACTCCCAGCGGCAAGGTGAACCGCAACGGGCTGCCCATACCGACGGAGGACGCGGCGGCGGGAGCGGAGTTCAGGGCTCCGCTGACGGCGGTGGAGAAGGTGATCGCCGACATCTGGGCGTCGCTGCTCGGGCTTCCGCGCGTGGGCACGCAGGACCACTTCTTCGAGCTGGGCGGACACTCGCTGCTCGCCACGCAGGTCGTCTCCCGCCTGCGGGAAGCCTTCCAGGTGGAGCTCTCGCTGCGAGTCCTCTTCGAGGCGCCCACCGTCGCGGAACTCGCCGCACGGCTGGAGGACCTGCTGCATGGCACGCGACGGCGCCCCATCCCGGCGCTCGTGCCGCAGCCTCGCGGAGAGCGGATTCCGCAGTCGTTCTCCCAGCAGCGGCTGTGGTTCATCTCTCAGCTCGACACCAGCGCCCACGCTTACAACGTCCCCCTGGCCACACGGCTTCGGGGAGCACTGGATGCGCGAGCCCTGGAGCAGGCGCTCGGAGCCCTCATCCGGCGTCATGAAGTCCTGCGCACCACGTTCGATGAAGTCGACGGGCAGCCGGTGCAGCGCATCGGTCCCGCATGGGACTTCACCGTGCGGCGGGAGGACGTGGGTCCAGCGGATGCAGCGGCACTCCAGCGCTGGGTGGAAGCCGAAGCGCATCTGCCTTTCGACCTTCGGCGAGGTCCCCTGGTCCGGGCCACGCTGTCGCGGCTGGCCGAAGACGACCACGTCCTGGTCCTCAACTTCCATCACAGCGTCTTCGATGGGTGGTCCATCGCCGTGCTCCAGCGCGAACTGGACGCGCTCTATCTCGCGCGGCGCCAGGGCACGGAAGCCTCGCTCCCGCCCATGCCCCTCCAATACGCGGACCACGCCTTGTGGCAGCGCGACGCGTTGCAGGGCGACGTGTTGGAAGAGCAGGTGTCGTGGTGGCGTGAACAGCTCGCGGGGGTTCCCCCTGTCCTGGACCTCCCCACCGACAAGCCGCGTCCGCCCGTGCAGACGTTCCACGGCG
It contains:
- a CDS encoding condensation domain-containing protein — translated: PPLNEVITAGEQLQVTPALVSFFERLPDCVLENQYGPSETHAASAWRASGTPSSWPPLPPVGTPLPSTQVYVLDPRREPCPIGVPGELFIGGEGLAHGYHARPDLTAERFVPSPFSSTPGARLYRTGDKARWLADGQLEFLGRLDGQVKLRGFRVELGEVEAALRALPGVRDVVALVREDTPGSRRLVAYVVHPEASFSPEALRHALARRLPEYMLPSALVRMDLLPLTPSGKVNRNGLPIPTEDAAAGAEFRAPLTAVEKVIADIWASLLGLPRVGTQDHFFELGGHSLLATQVVSRLREAFQVELSLRVLFEAPTVAELAARLEDLLHGTRRRPIPALVPQPRGERIPQSFSQQRLWFISQLDTSAHAYNVPLATRLRGALDARALEQALGALIRRHEVLRTTFDEVDGQPVQRIGPAWDFTVRREDVGPADAAALQRWVEAEAHLPFDLRRGPLVRATLSRLAEDDHVLVLNFHHSVFDGWSIAVLQRELDALYLARRQGTEASLPPMPLQYADHALWQRDALQGDVLEEQVSWWREQLAGVPPVLDLPTDKPRPPVQTFHGAYLQRPLSSALSSALIALGQREGTTLFMTLLAGFQALLSRYSGQEDIVVGSPISGRNRREVEGLIGFFVNTLVLRTEASSSRSFRQLLRRVRESCLGAFAHQDLPFEQLVDALKPPRDLSRAPLIQTLFVLQQAAVPLSLPGLQAEEVPFQTGVSRFDLMLFVRESEQGLTAFWEYNTALFEEATLDRMAAHYMRLLEGAVRDPESPLAALPLLSEEERRQVIVAWNAAQDLSFEPGLIHAWVEAQVARTPDAVAVTNGVDSLTYARLEARANQLAHHLLSLGVTPGGSVGLCLERSSLDMPVAVLASLKAGAAYVP